From a region of the Triticum aestivum cultivar Chinese Spring chromosome 7D, IWGSC CS RefSeq v2.1, whole genome shotgun sequence genome:
- the LOC123169537 gene encoding uncharacterized protein, protein MEAKRRWRGVLDLEAQFAFFRSQPRHPVNAAAHALLAGPILFTNLFVLHFLLLPLPLPLDPALALALAYAASYLAVDRRAGALAGQLFLGPWAASRALAARLGFALSWKLVLATQLFCRTWQFLGHGLIEKRGPTVRELPEVFLMEPFLIVLQILNKLFGYEPYPGFSKNVDKKMEELKQRKIN, encoded by the exons ATGGAGGCCAAGAGGCGTTGGCGCGGCGTGCTGGACCTGGAGGCGCAGTTCGCCTTCTTCCGGTCGCAGCCGCGCCACCCGGTGAACGCCGCCGCGCACGCGCTGCTCGCTGGGCCCATCCTCTTCACCAACCTCTTTGTCCTCCACTTCCTGCTGctgccactgccactgccactcgacccggccctcgccctcgccctcgcctacGCCGCCTCCTACCTCGCCGTCGACCGTCGCGCCGGGGCACTCGCCGGGCAGCTCTTCCTCGGCCCCTGGGCCGCCAgccgcgccctcgccgcccgcctcggctTCGCGCTCTCCTGGAAGCTCGTGCTGGCCACGCAGCTCTTCTGCCGGACCTGGCAGTTCCTCGGCCATGGACTCATCGAG AAGAGAGGGCCGACGGTGAGAGAACTTCCCGAGGTGTTCCTCATGGAGCCATTCCTCATCGTGCTGCAG ATACTCAACAAACTGTTTGGCTATGAGCCATACCCTGGATTCAGCAAGAACGTAGATAAGAAGATGGAGGAGCTCAAGCAGAGGAAGATCAACTGA